A genomic segment from Amphiura filiformis chromosome 10, Afil_fr2py, whole genome shotgun sequence encodes:
- the LOC140161733 gene encoding uncharacterized protein: MIEYKIDGTDAWNIEYATADQRMITLQVLSRGLYEVRISIIPLIVTSVPTTVPIPDQNVIIWHVVESFADSFLVRWIWPTEIPVAGFMIEYKIDGTDAWNIQYAMADQRMITLQGLIRGLYEVRISVIPLIATSVPTTVPMLDQNVIIYEVWLMSFADSLLVRWTWSTDFPVAGFMIEYKLDGTDAWNIEFATADQRMITLQGLTRGLYNVRISIVPLITTTVTTTISIPVECAEDEFKCAEGHQCIPAVLRCDYSTDCADNSDEVDGCVCDPSSDFECTDGGCIAMIWKCNGEPDCFDGSDEATDLCLLTTPTPTMTMTMELSTSPDQNDIIYEGRLAAFANSLVVRWIWPTDFPVAGFMIEYKLDGTDAWNIAYATADQRMITLQVLRRRFYEIRVSIIPLITTTVTTTAPLPGV, translated from the exons ATGATTGAATATAAAATAGATGGCACTGATGCGTGGAATATCGAGTATGCCACGGCAGATCAAAGAATGATAACGTTGCAGGTGTTAAGTAGAGGACTGTATGAGGTACGGATCTCTATCATTCCGCTTATCGTAACAAGCGTCCCAACAACAGTACCGATACCAG ATcagaatgttataatatggcatgTGGTCGAGTCTTTTGCGGACTCGTTCCTGGTGAGGTGGATATGGCCAACTGAGATTCCAGTAGCTGGGTTTATGATTGAATATAAAATAGATGGTACGGATGCGTGGAATATCCAGTATGCCATGGCAGATCAAAGAATGATAACGTTGCAGGGGTTGATAAGAGGACTGTATGAGGTACGGATCTCTGTCATCCCGCTTATAGCAACAAGCGTCCCAACAACAGTACCGATGCTAG ATCAGAATGTTATAATATACGAGGTATGGTTAATGTCTTTTGCGGATTCGCTCTTGGTGAGATGGACATGGTCAACTGATTTTCCAGTAGCGGGCTTTATGATTGAATATAAATTAGATGGTACTGATGCGTGGAATATCGAGTTTGCCACGGCAGATCAAAGAATGATAACGTTGCAGGGGTTGACGAGAGGGCTATATAACGTACGGATCTCTATCGTTCCGCTTATTACTACAACTGTCACGACAACAATCTCGATACCAG TTGAGTGTGCTGAAGATGAATTCAAATGTGCAGAAGGACACCAATGTATTCCTGCAGTGTTGCGCTGTGATTATTCTACTGACTGTGCGGACAACAGTGATGAAGTTGATGGTTGTGTGTGTGATCCAAGTAGTGACTTTGAGTGTACTGATGGAGGATGTATCGCTATGATATGGAAATGTAATGGTGAACCAGATTGTTTTGATGGCAGCGATGAAGCAACAGATTTATGTCTCCTCACTACTCCAACACCAACAATGACAATGACCATGGAACTATCAACATCCCCTG ATCAAAATGATATAATATACGAAGGACGGTTAGCGGCTTTCGCGAATTCGCTCGTGGTGAGATGGATATGGCCAACTGATTTTCCAGTAGCGGGCTTTATGATTGAATATAAATTAGACGGTACTGATGCGTGGAATATCGCGTATGCCACTGCAGATCAAAGAATGATAACGTTGCAGGTGTTAAGGAGAAGATTCTATGAGATACGAGTCTCTATCATTCCGCTAATCACCACAACCGTCACAACAACAGCTCCGCTACCAGGTGTgtaa